In one window of Saprospiraceae bacterium DNA:
- a CDS encoding T9SS type A sorting domain-containing protein: MKKLTQIFILLFIVGVIGQLNAVPTPPAGYKIRKAASGGPLAGQTLFGIVVDPNTADVYVAGVSAFIGGNFNLYKITPSGTVSFIANYPFGYFQAVKMAWGPDNKIYTHNSNTNSVHSIDPVTGTSTVYSTGVVLGSPRHSLNFDGSGKLIVGYESMFDFIWAKNPTAVYWGSVTASVPNGNHGDGFGILPNGDYVVYSDCGSQNNYAISTAGHTQGANFPSLAWTGTTNIFTIMTGCQYSLGTVDPTNGNVFTTINNGGSGNSTIILTGGSGGASTVYISGASAITDIYSGKASSGPGNHLYFVDRIDNAVYEVVECACDNNGSFNGSFEISCVPPNTIGFLSAVTGWTTNDSNFEIWGTGNEGVAAYHGSNYCEVNSNFPSTIHQDVTTCDGVLYYWQCAHRGRLGTQTAVLEVGPVGGPFTTLATMTDGTTWNLYSGSYLIPAGQTVSRLRVRGINGGSVGNFVDAIGLVPMSSCLSLDNDGDGLSANYGDCNDSNPNVKPCAQEICNSIDDDCDGLVDGDDPGFVSTDPNAPEYIDNTLPIIICPANVSHTTSSGNCGPVPSGSVALGLATATDNCIVITSIVNNAPGSYPLGVTNVKWTATDKKGNKSNCIQKVTILPYACGVPIQIYHTDTTSTTAKIKWKAGTCNTDYQLRIRKEITPGVWGSWGGWVYYSEDPALQHNFLGLMPSSFYQYQIRSKCGAPTNSISVNGWFHTLAPPPLKKLLNVIAEKLNFSTYNEDNQKTIGIESDLAIIAIPNPARDFVTIQIEGFKTNDKELSMFDLMGKLIFRVQLDAVENNPEIDLKQLGVKPGVHMIRVSDGVNQKTIQLIIGS; this comes from the coding sequence GTTTTATTGCAAACTATCCATTTGGATATTTCCAGGCTGTAAAAATGGCCTGGGGACCGGATAATAAAATTTATACCCACAACAGCAATACAAATAGTGTTCATTCCATAGATCCTGTTACAGGAACTTCTACCGTTTATTCAACAGGTGTTGTTTTGGGTTCTCCGCGTCATAGCCTTAATTTTGATGGAAGCGGTAAATTGATTGTCGGTTATGAGTCTATGTTCGATTTTATTTGGGCAAAAAATCCTACTGCTGTTTATTGGGGATCAGTTACCGCTTCTGTACCCAATGGCAATCACGGAGATGGATTTGGAATTCTGCCCAATGGCGACTATGTTGTCTATTCCGATTGCGGTAGTCAAAATAACTATGCAATAAGTACTGCGGGACATACACAAGGTGCTAATTTTCCATCATTAGCTTGGACGGGTACTACCAACATTTTTACGATCATGACAGGATGTCAATATTCTCTTGGGACTGTTGATCCTACAAACGGAAATGTTTTTACCACTATAAACAACGGGGGCTCGGGGAACAGCACTATTATTTTGACAGGCGGAAGCGGAGGGGCAAGTACTGTTTACATCAGCGGAGCATCTGCTATAACAGATATTTATTCGGGAAAGGCATCAAGTGGTCCTGGTAACCATTTGTATTTTGTAGATAGAATAGATAATGCAGTGTATGAAGTCGTAGAATGTGCATGTGATAATAATGGATCGTTTAACGGAAGTTTCGAAATCAGTTGTGTGCCACCTAATACAATTGGATTTTTATCAGCTGTAACAGGATGGACTACCAATGACAGCAACTTTGAAATTTGGGGTACAGGTAATGAAGGGGTTGCAGCTTACCATGGTTCCAATTATTGCGAAGTCAATTCCAATTTTCCCAGCACCATTCATCAGGATGTGACTACATGCGATGGCGTACTTTATTATTGGCAGTGCGCTCACCGGGGAAGATTAGGAACTCAAACTGCAGTACTGGAAGTAGGCCCGGTGGGAGGTCCATTTACAACCCTGGCGACCATGACAGATGGCACCACATGGAATTTGTATTCAGGAAGTTATTTAATTCCTGCAGGCCAAACTGTATCCAGATTGCGAGTGCGGGGAATAAATGGTGGTTCTGTTGGAAATTTTGTCGACGCCATTGGTTTGGTTCCTATGTCCTCCTGCTTAAGCTTGGATAATGATGGCGATGGATTGTCTGCAAACTATGGTGATTGCAATGACAGTAATCCCAATGTGAAACCTTGTGCACAGGAAATCTGTAATTCGATTGACGATGATTGCGATGGATTGGTAGATGGTGACGATCCGGGGTTTGTAAGTACTGATCCTAATGCTCCGGAATACATTGATAATACTTTACCGATAATAATATGTCCTGCCAATGTAAGCCATACAACTTCCAGCGGAAACTGCGGTCCGGTGCCTTCTGGTTCAGTTGCTTTAGGTCTGGCAACCGCTACAGATAATTGTATTGTGATCACTTCTATAGTCAACAATGCTCCTGGTTCTTATCCTTTGGGAGTGACCAATGTGAAATGGACGGCAACGGATAAAAAAGGAAATAAATCAAACTGTATTCAAAAAGTGACCATCCTGCCTTATGCATGTGGGGTCCCCATACAAATTTATCACACAGATACAACCTCTACTACAGCTAAAATAAAATGGAAAGCTGGAACATGTAATACAGATTACCAACTACGCATAAGAAAAGAAATTACTCCAGGTGTTTGGGGTTCCTGGGGTGGATGGGTATATTATAGTGAAGATCCTGCACTCCAACACAATTTTTTGGGTTTAATGCCTTCTAGTTTCTACCAGTATCAGATCCGCTCTAAATGTGGTGCTCCTACAAACTCTATTTCAGTTAACGGATGGTTCCATACCCTGGCTCCTCCGCCTTTAAAGAAATTGTTGAATGTGATTGCGGAGAAGTTGAATTTCAGCACGTATAATGAAGATAACCAAAAAACGATTGGAATTGAATCTGACTTGGCAATCATTGCCATTCCAAATCCTGCCCGCGATTTTGTGACTATTCAGATTGAAGGATTTAAAACGAATGATAAAGAACTGTCCATGTTTGACTTAATGGGCAAACTGATTTTCAGAGTTCAGTTGGATGCTGTAGAAAACAATCCGGAAATTGACTTGAAGCAATTGGGTGTCAAGCCGGGAGTACACATGATCCGCGTGAGCGATGGAGTGAATCAAAAGACCATACAGTTGATAATTGGATCGTGA
- a CDS encoding M36 family metallopeptidase, translating into MKNQIFINLVLFCCVLFMHQSFAQTNSEIALQFMRANPQEFGLSANDVKEIAVTNETFFKPAGLHNVYIQQKYLGIPIHNAIFSVHIKDGQVVSTSNRFCQDIHSKTGSSEPVLTQGQALMRAAEQLGYPAPASMRMMENKGGSQKEVVYEKSNLSLEDIPVRLVWVAAEDGKIYLTWEVCIYETTAQNWWLARVDASTGNLTDKNNLVVHCNFDAPEGTCSGGDHVHLDEFVAFSPLDGSSYRVYKEPIESPSHGGRTLENEPADPTASPFGWHDTNGAVGPEYTTTRGNNVHAYTDTDANNSPDPGSDPDGGAGLDFDFTLDLTMHPSTYRPAAVTNLFYWNNYLHDFAYQYGFDEGNGNFQVNNYGNGGIGNDDVRAEAQDGSGTNNANFGTPVDGMRPRMQMYVWTYTSPNRDSDLDNGVIAHEYAHGISNRLTGGPGNVSCLNNAEQMGEGWSDFYSLMTCWTGSASDRGIGTYVLGQATNGPGIRPARYSTNMGVNNYTYANLPGMAVPHGVGFVWCTMLWELVDGLVARHGATAGFEKAMHLVNLGMILQPCGPGFVDGRNAILAADDILYGKDNECVIWKAFAKRGLGLSASQGSANSTLDGSAAYDVPCNCDNVAPVVSCRNVEIMVGGPEIELKGLPPVPTNLPAQLKGVGFPCSGVVAAPDVICNCPTGYVVVGYEADYGNGWGSGVLSKFRLRCREVRPDGMFGTNEVWTCYNGSAVGSTPNISEMAPAGHALVGFQNRMGCAIDRLTGRSKPISAILANSPNSTNNIMTGVGGSGGGLQPLQLAPDGHVIIGMQTYVDPVAPNIGVSGGYAWKYAKLSDVMKSIVTDLDPLCNGIFDVQFSKNNFDCADGVGVHNVSAFVTDYANNTTTCNFTVTVTGPPSIGSCPLNPTVYNALGRTSVFTSVNLAGTGSNVANVKPGQAVSFTFNRTTTVNPGCGGCCGCITQHYVGLNAGSGNIFSTCLFSAVGGSSASHSINFTAPTVPGVYYLNLVASWWFSCNQFGEPLQSRYASNPLAILIVGCGQTECPADTTITTVPGNCNMIFSYKSLCVYDDKPGAGIIQTSGLASGVTYPLGNTTNTFVATDSDGKTTSCSYTVTVKAGTCGQPIQVYHIDTTTSTAKVKWKAGTPCVTGYQLRIREEISPGVWGSWSGWANKSGPGNEHMFTGLDDASFHQYQIRSKCGSATNSTVVNGWFWTLGGGALRKMDDDIVHYYSKVEEFKPDQKSIGDLSGSIDLQAIPNPARDFVSIYLDGFDSAPKELMMFDLMGKLIFRVKLDAAENNPEIDLKRLNVKPGLHMIRVSDGNNQKTIQLMIGS; encoded by the coding sequence ATGAAAAACCAGATTTTTATCAACTTAGTGTTGTTTTGTTGCGTGTTGTTCATGCATCAATCTTTTGCGCAGACCAACTCCGAAATTGCCCTGCAGTTTATGAGGGCAAATCCTCAGGAATTCGGACTTTCTGCAAATGATGTCAAAGAAATTGCAGTCACCAACGAAACTTTCTTTAAACCTGCTGGGTTGCACAACGTTTACATCCAGCAAAAGTATCTTGGCATTCCGATACACAATGCCATTTTCAGCGTCCATATAAAAGATGGACAAGTAGTGTCTACAAGCAACCGCTTTTGCCAGGACATTCATTCAAAAACAGGTTCTTCTGAACCCGTACTCACTCAAGGCCAAGCCTTGATGCGTGCAGCAGAACAACTGGGTTATCCTGCTCCTGCATCCATGCGAATGATGGAAAACAAAGGAGGATCTCAAAAAGAAGTTGTTTACGAAAAAAGCAATTTATCATTAGAAGATATACCCGTCCGGTTAGTGTGGGTTGCCGCAGAAGATGGAAAAATTTACCTGACCTGGGAAGTATGTATTTATGAAACCACTGCTCAAAACTGGTGGTTGGCCCGTGTGGATGCTTCTACGGGCAATCTGACTGATAAAAACAATCTGGTTGTGCATTGCAATTTTGATGCACCCGAAGGCACCTGTTCCGGTGGCGATCATGTTCATTTAGATGAATTCGTAGCCTTTTCTCCTTTGGATGGAAGTTCCTACAGAGTTTATAAAGAGCCCATCGAAAGTCCCAGTCATGGTGGGAGGACTCTTGAAAATGAGCCTGCTGATCCAACAGCATCCCCTTTTGGTTGGCACGATACAAACGGTGCAGTTGGACCGGAGTATACTACAACTCGTGGCAACAATGTGCACGCATATACGGATACTGATGCTAACAACAGTCCTGATCCGGGTTCAGATCCGGATGGAGGCGCAGGATTGGATTTCGATTTTACATTAGATCTGACGATGCACCCAAGTACTTACCGTCCCGCAGCGGTTACCAATTTATTTTACTGGAACAACTATTTGCATGATTTTGCCTACCAATATGGTTTTGATGAAGGAAATGGAAATTTTCAGGTCAATAATTATGGCAATGGTGGAATAGGCAATGATGATGTTAGAGCAGAAGCCCAGGATGGCAGCGGAACCAATAATGCCAATTTCGGAACTCCTGTTGATGGTATGAGACCCAGAATGCAAATGTATGTTTGGACTTATACTTCTCCAAACAGAGATTCTGATCTGGATAATGGGGTTATTGCACATGAATATGCGCATGGAATCTCAAACAGACTAACAGGAGGTCCAGGTAATGTAAGCTGTTTAAATAATGCAGAGCAAATGGGAGAAGGCTGGTCTGATTTTTATTCCTTAATGACATGTTGGACAGGGAGTGCCAGCGATAGAGGAATCGGAACTTATGTTTTAGGCCAAGCTACCAATGGGCCGGGTATCCGCCCTGCCAGGTATTCAACAAATATGGGCGTAAACAATTATACTTATGCAAACCTGCCAGGAATGGCAGTTCCCCATGGCGTTGGTTTTGTCTGGTGTACCATGTTATGGGAATTGGTCGATGGCCTGGTAGCGAGACACGGAGCAACTGCTGGCTTCGAAAAGGCAATGCATTTGGTTAATTTAGGAATGATCTTACAACCCTGTGGTCCCGGATTTGTAGATGGTAGAAATGCTATATTGGCTGCAGATGATATTTTATATGGAAAAGATAATGAATGTGTTATTTGGAAGGCTTTTGCTAAAAGAGGTTTAGGCTTAAGTGCTTCACAAGGGAGTGCGAACAGCACATTAGATGGTTCAGCAGCGTATGATGTTCCATGTAATTGTGACAATGTAGCCCCTGTGGTGAGCTGCAGAAATGTGGAGATTATGGTTGGTGGTCCGGAAATTGAATTAAAAGGCTTACCACCTGTACCAACAAACTTACCTGCCCAATTAAAAGGTGTTGGATTTCCTTGTTCAGGCGTCGTTGCAGCACCAGACGTCATTTGTAATTGTCCAACCGGCTATGTCGTTGTTGGTTATGAAGCAGATTATGGAAACGGTTGGGGAAGTGGAGTTCTCAGTAAGTTCAGACTGCGTTGCCGCGAAGTGAGACCAGATGGAATGTTTGGTACCAATGAAGTTTGGACCTGCTATAATGGTTCTGCAGTTGGGTCAACACCTAATATATCAGAAATGGCACCCGCAGGGCATGCACTTGTAGGTTTTCAAAACAGAATGGGTTGTGCAATTGACCGTTTAACGGGAAGATCCAAACCCATTTCAGCAATTTTGGCTAACAGCCCCAATTCAACAAATAACATCATGACGGGCGTTGGTGGAAGTGGTGGAGGTTTGCAGCCTTTGCAATTGGCACCGGATGGACACGTTATTATCGGAATGCAAACTTATGTGGATCCGGTTGCTCCAAATATAGGGGTTTCCGGAGGCTATGCATGGAAGTATGCTAAGCTTTCAGATGTAATGAAATCCATCGTTACTGATCTGGATCCTTTATGCAATGGAATTTTTGATGTACAATTTTCTAAAAATAATTTCGATTGTGCGGATGGAGTGGGCGTGCATAATGTTTCTGCTTTCGTAACAGATTATGCAAACAATACAACGACCTGTAATTTTACAGTGACTGTAACCGGACCTCCTTCCATTGGTTCTTGTCCATTGAATCCAACGGTGTACAATGCCCTTGGTAGAACCTCTGTATTTACTTCTGTAAATTTAGCGGGAACAGGTAGCAACGTTGCAAATGTTAAACCGGGTCAGGCTGTCAGCTTTACTTTCAATAGGACTACAACTGTAAATCCCGGTTGTGGTGGATGTTGTGGATGTATCACGCAGCATTATGTCGGATTAAATGCAGGAAGTGGAAATATTTTTTCAACATGTTTATTTAGTGCTGTAGGTGGTTCATCTGCTTCACATAGTATCAACTTTACGGCACCTACTGTTCCAGGGGTCTATTATTTGAATTTAGTTGCATCCTGGTGGTTTTCTTGCAATCAGTTTGGAGAACCTTTACAATCGAGATATGCCTCCAACCCTCTGGCCATTTTAATTGTGGGTTGCGGACAAACAGAATGTCCTGCAGATACAACTATTACGACTGTCCCAGGAAATTGCAATATGATATTCTCCTATAAGAGTTTGTGTGTGTATGATGATAAACCAGGTGCAGGTATTATACAGACCAGCGGATTGGCTTCCGGTGTAACTTATCCTCTTGGCAATACAACTAACACTTTTGTTGCAACAGATTCAGATGGAAAGACAACCAGCTGTTCATATACAGTAACTGTGAAGGCCGGTACCTGTGGACAACCCATTCAAGTATATCACATTGATACCACAACAAGCACAGCTAAAGTAAAATGGAAAGCCGGTACGCCTTGTGTAACTGGTTATCAATTGAGAATACGCGAAGAGATTTCCCCCGGAGTCTGGGGTAGCTGGTCGGGTTGGGCCAATAAATCCGGACCCGGAAATGAACATATGTTTACAGGACTTGATGATGCTTCTTTCCACCAATATCAAATCAGATCGAAATGTGGATCTGCTACAAATTCTACCGTAGTGAATGGTTGGTTCTGGACCCTGGGCGGAGGGGCTCTCAGAAAAATGGATGACGATATTGTACATTATTATTCTAAGGTCGAAGAATTCAAGCCTGATCAAAAATCAATAGGCGATTTGTCGGGATCTATTGATCTGCAGGCCATACCCAATCCAGCCAGAGATTTTGTAAGTATTTATCTGGATGGATTTGATTCTGCACCTAAAGAATTGATGATGTTTGACCTCATGGGTAAACTCATTTTCAGAGTGAAATTAGATGCTGCAGAAAACAATCCGGAAATTGATCTCAAGCGATTGAATGTAAAACCTGGTTTACACATGATCCGCGTGAGCGATGGAAATAATCAAAAGACCATACAGTTGATGATTGGGTCGTAA